The following are encoded together in the Nocardioides sp. Arc9.136 genome:
- the tkt gene encoding transketolase: protein MTTVPDLEWSDLDDKAVDTARVLAMDAVQRVGNGHPGTAMSLAPVAYLLFQKVMRHDPADPTWISRDRFVLSCGHSSITLYTQLFLGGFGLELEDIKALRTWGSKTPGHPELGHTAGVEVTTGPLGQGVANAVGMAMSARRVHGLLDPDAAPGESLFDHHVYALCSDGDLQEGVSGEASSIAGTQQLGNLTVVYDRNRISIEGDTDVAFTEDVAKRYEAYGWHVQTVDWTNGGEEYREDVPALHQAIVEAGEVTDRPSLIVLDTVIAWPAPNAQGTEKAHGSALGDEEVAATKEILGWDPEQRFQVPPEVLEHTRALRTRGSGWGREWDERYAAWAAVNPEGEKLLHRLRARELPEGLADVVPTFEADAKGVATRSASGKVINALAPVLPELWGGSADLAGSNNTTIESAPSFIPESRSTRDWTGDPYQGRVLHFGIREHGMGAIMNGIAADKLTRVFGGTFLTFSDYMRGSVRVAALSQLPVTYVWTHDSIGLGEDGPTHQPIEHLAALRAMPGLDVVRPADANETAAAWLEILRHVDRPAALALTRQNVPVFPRGTDGFATTDDVAKGGYVLVDAESGDPDVILMGTGSEVQLAVEARELLAADGIAARVVSFPCLEWFEEQSTAYRETVLPPTVKARVSVEAGVKQGWRDYVGDHGRMVSIDRYGASADYARIYEEYGITARSVADAARDSLRVATE, encoded by the coding sequence TGGAGCGACCTCGACGACAAGGCGGTGGACACCGCCCGGGTGCTCGCGATGGACGCCGTCCAGCGGGTCGGCAACGGCCACCCCGGGACCGCGATGAGCCTGGCGCCCGTCGCCTACCTGCTGTTCCAGAAGGTCATGCGGCACGACCCGGCGGACCCGACGTGGATCTCGCGGGACCGGTTCGTGCTCTCCTGCGGGCACTCCAGCATCACCCTCTACACCCAGCTCTTCCTCGGCGGCTTCGGCCTGGAGCTCGAGGACATCAAGGCGCTGCGCACCTGGGGCTCGAAGACCCCCGGCCACCCCGAGCTCGGCCACACCGCCGGCGTCGAGGTGACCACCGGCCCGCTGGGCCAGGGCGTCGCGAACGCCGTCGGCATGGCGATGTCCGCCCGCCGCGTGCACGGCCTGCTCGACCCCGACGCGGCCCCCGGCGAGAGCCTCTTCGACCACCACGTCTACGCGCTGTGCTCCGACGGCGACCTGCAGGAGGGCGTCAGCGGCGAGGCGTCCTCGATCGCGGGCACCCAGCAGCTCGGCAACCTCACCGTGGTCTACGACCGCAACCGGATCTCCATCGAGGGCGACACCGACGTCGCGTTCACCGAGGACGTCGCCAAGCGCTACGAGGCGTACGGCTGGCACGTGCAGACCGTCGACTGGACCAACGGCGGCGAGGAGTACCGCGAGGACGTCCCCGCCCTGCACCAGGCGATCGTCGAGGCCGGCGAGGTCACCGACCGCCCGTCGCTGATCGTGCTCGACACGGTCATCGCCTGGCCGGCGCCGAACGCCCAGGGCACCGAGAAGGCCCACGGCAGCGCGCTGGGCGACGAGGAGGTCGCGGCCACCAAGGAGATCCTGGGCTGGGACCCCGAGCAGCGCTTCCAGGTCCCGCCGGAGGTGCTCGAGCACACCCGCGCCCTGCGGACCCGCGGCTCCGGCTGGGGCCGGGAGTGGGACGAGCGGTACGCCGCGTGGGCGGCGGTGAACCCCGAGGGCGAGAAGCTGCTGCACCGGCTGCGTGCCCGCGAGCTGCCCGAGGGCCTGGCCGACGTGGTGCCGACCTTCGAGGCGGACGCCAAGGGCGTCGCGACCCGGTCGGCGTCGGGCAAGGTCATCAACGCCCTGGCGCCGGTGCTGCCCGAGCTGTGGGGCGGCTCGGCCGACCTCGCCGGCTCCAACAACACGACCATCGAGTCGGCACCGTCGTTCATCCCCGAGAGCCGCAGCACCCGCGACTGGACCGGCGACCCCTACCAGGGCCGCGTGCTGCACTTCGGCATCCGAGAGCACGGCATGGGCGCGATCATGAACGGCATCGCAGCGGACAAGCTGACCCGCGTCTTCGGCGGCACCTTCCTCACCTTCTCCGACTACATGCGGGGCTCGGTCCGGGTGGCGGCGCTCAGCCAGCTCCCCGTGACCTACGTCTGGACCCACGACTCCATCGGCCTCGGCGAGGACGGCCCGACCCACCAGCCGATCGAGCACCTCGCGGCCCTCCGCGCGATGCCGGGCCTCGACGTCGTCCGCCCGGCCGACGCGAACGAGACCGCCGCCGCCTGGCTCGAGATCCTGCGCCACGTCGACCGTCCGGCCGCCCTGGCACTCACCCGCCAGAACGTCCCGGTCTTCCCGCGCGGCACCGACGGCTTCGCCACCACCGACGACGTCGCCAAGGGCGGCTACGTCCTCGTCGACGCCGAGAGCGGCGACCCCGACGTGATCCTCATGGGCACCGGCTCGGAGGTGCAGCTGGCGGTCGAGGCGCGCGAGCTCCTCGCCGCGGACGGCATCGCCGCCCGCGTCGTCTCCTTCCCCTGCCTGGAGTGGTTCGAGGAGCAGTCCACCGCCTACCGCGAGACCGTCCTCCCGCCGACCGTGAAGGCGCGGGTCTCGGTCGAGGCGGGCGTCAAGCAGGGCTGGCGCGACTACGTCGGCGACCACGGCCGGATGGTCTCCATCGACCGCTACGGCGCGTCGGCCGACTACGCACGGATCTACGAGGAGTACGGCATCACCGCCCGCTCCGTCGCGGACGCCGCCCGGGACAGCCTGCGCGTCGCCACCGAGTGA
- the tal gene encoding transaldolase encodes MSDRLKALADAGVSIWLDDLSRERIETGNLADLVTTRSVVGVTTNPTIFASAIADGERYDEQVRKLVADGRPVDEVIFELTTEDVRNACDVLAPVAERTADDGRVSIEVEPDLANDTEGTIASARALWRAVDRPNALIKIPATLEGLPAITTAISEGISVNVTLIFSEERYRAVMDAYLTGLEQAREAGTDLSTIRSVASFFVSRVDSEVDKRLEAVGGDVALALRGKAAVANALVAYDAFAEVVASDRWRALADAGANMQRPLWASTGVKNPDYDDTMYVSGLVVPDSVNTMPEKTLEAFADHGEVRGDVVTGKGGEGRAILERLTEVGVDFDDVLLVLEQEGVEKFKKSWTELVETVRGQMEKAGA; translated from the coding sequence GTGAGTGATCGTCTGAAGGCCCTGGCGGACGCGGGGGTGTCGATCTGGCTCGACGACCTGTCGCGCGAGCGCATCGAGACCGGCAACCTCGCCGACCTCGTCACCACCCGGTCCGTCGTCGGCGTGACCACCAACCCCACGATCTTCGCCTCCGCGATCGCCGACGGCGAGCGGTACGACGAGCAGGTGCGCAAGCTCGTCGCCGACGGTCGCCCGGTCGACGAGGTGATCTTCGAGCTGACCACCGAGGACGTCCGGAACGCCTGCGACGTGCTGGCCCCCGTGGCCGAGCGCACCGCCGACGACGGACGCGTCTCCATCGAGGTCGAGCCCGACCTGGCCAACGACACCGAGGGCACGATCGCCTCGGCGCGAGCGCTGTGGCGGGCCGTCGACCGGCCGAACGCGCTGATCAAGATCCCGGCGACCCTCGAGGGCCTGCCCGCGATCACCACGGCGATCTCGGAGGGCATCAGCGTCAACGTCACGCTGATCTTCAGCGAGGAGCGCTACCGCGCCGTCATGGACGCCTACCTCACCGGCCTCGAGCAGGCCCGCGAGGCCGGCACCGACCTGTCGACCATCCGGTCGGTGGCGTCGTTCTTCGTCTCGCGCGTCGACTCCGAGGTCGACAAGCGGCTCGAGGCCGTCGGCGGCGACGTCGCGCTCGCGCTGCGCGGCAAGGCCGCGGTGGCCAACGCGCTCGTGGCGTACGACGCGTTCGCGGAGGTCGTCGCCTCCGACCGCTGGCGCGCGCTGGCCGACGCGGGCGCGAACATGCAGCGTCCGCTGTGGGCCTCGACCGGCGTCAAGAACCCCGACTACGACGACACGATGTACGTCAGCGGCCTGGTCGTCCCCGACAGCGTCAACACGATGCCGGAGAAGACCCTCGAGGCGTTCGCCGACCACGGCGAGGTGCGCGGTGACGTCGTCACCGGCAAGGGCGGCGAGGGCCGCGCGATCCTCGAGCGGCTGACCGAGGTCGGGGTCGACTTCGACGACGTCCTGCTGGTCCTCGAGCAGGAGGGCGTCGAGAAGTTCAAGAAGTCGTGGACCGAGCTCGTCGAGACCGTCCGCGGCCAGATGGAGAAGGCGGGCGCGTGA